The segment TTGTCCCACTGCACTACGGGCTGTGCAGGCGGATTCTCACCGAAATCCCGCGAGGCTGCGGGGGTCTCATTATGCCCGTAGGCGAGCATACCCGAAGCTGGCTCATCCGCCATATGCAGCGACAGTGCAGGATGGGCCTTCAAGATCAGGAACGCGTTGCGCGGTGACTCCGGCTGCCACTGAACCGGGAGCTTCACCCACTGGGCGGCTCCGGCCTGAACGGGAGCTGACGCGGACTGAATCAGCGTATGGGGAACATAGTTCTCGGGACGTCCGGTCTCCCATAGCTCGACCGTCAGCTCTGTTGCCTCGGCCGCATCGATCAGCAGCTCAATTCCGTCCAGCCCCGGATCGGCCGCAACGGTGATACCGATGTTCGCTGTGAGCGGGACGCTGAACGCGGATTGCTCCACGCCGAACCGGGTCCGCTCGCTGGAAGCGCTGAGCCCAGCCTTCAGCGCCAGATCGGCATCATCCTCGTTGCGTAGCCCGAGGACGGAAGCATCCTGGCGCAGCATCGTCTGCTGCAGCTCGTTCAGGTGGCCCGCATGGAGTTCGCGCGGCGATATTCCCTTGGCGGCGCAGAGTGCCGCGCCGGTACCAGCCGCTTCGCCAATGACCGCGCAGGTGGCCATGACGCGGGTCGTGCCGAACGCTACATGTGAAGCGCTGATGTCGCGGCCGGCCATCAGCAGATTGCTGACGTTCACCGAATACAGCGAACGGAACGGGATGTGATAGCTGCCGTCCGAATACATATGCTTCGAGCCTGACTCTGTAGCGTACACTCCCTGCGGCGGATGCAGGTCAATGGACCAGCCGCCGAACGCTACGCGGTCCGGGAATTCGCGCTGGGCCAGGATATCGTTCTGATTCAGGACATAATCGCCAATGAACCGGCGGTACTCCCGCTTGCCCGGAGTGGAACCGACCCATTCCAGTGTCATGTTGTCAGCGTCGAATTTGCCGGAGTTCTTAATATAGTCCCAGATCCCGTAGATCACAGACCACAGCTCGTCGCGGATGGCCTCATTGTCGTGAACAGTGTCCTGCTCGCCGCCGAATTCGATCCACCAGTAGGCGCAGCCGTTGTCACCGCTGCGGATGATGCGGCGCTCGGCAATAGAGGTTTGTGTAATATCCTTTGCCATGGCTGGAGCGATATATTTGACCGGATGACCTGCGTCCTTGGTATAGAAGAGCAGTGTGCTGCCGAGCGTAATATCATCTGCGATTAGCGGTGCCCATTCCTCATTATATTCTTCGCGTGCTTCACGGCCCAGCCGGTACTCTGCCCCTGCCAGGAAGCCTACCAGGCCATCTCCCGTACAGTCCAGAAAGACCGCGCTTTCAAAAGTAATTCTCCGCTCCGACCCCATCATCCATCCGGTCACGGACCGGAGGCTCCGCTGGCCGCTGCCATCCTCGAAAGCATCGACCTCATGAACATCCGTGTTCAGAAACAGCTGAATGTTCGGTTCGGCCTTAACCGCTTCAAGCACCACCATATCCCACAGATACGGATTGCCGTCTTTGTTGCGGTACTGGTTCTCCACAAACAGCTCGCCCATAATCCCCGTCTCACGGGCATACCGGTGGATACCGTGCGAGGTTGCACCGCATACCCATACCCGCACCTCACTGCTGGAGTTACCGCCGAGCACCGGACGGTTATTAATCAGCGCCACACGCTGGCCCAGCCGGGCTGCTGCAATCGCCGCGCATACCCCTGCCAGTCCGCCGCCTACCACTGTTACATCCGTGTTGACCGTTTCACTACGCATTGTTGAACCTCTCCTTTGGTGTGTGTTAATATATCCGTAGTTTCATGATAGGATAATCTATAATCAAATGACATGCATATAATTTCTTGATTTATACACTTTATTTCATTGAATAATGCATCTAAGGAGCGTCAGACATGCGCATGAATTGGTCGGTTCGTCCGGCAGTCTATCTGTATTGGGAGCAGAAAAATCAGTTCCTGCTGGAGCACGACACCTACCCCGTGTGGACCTTATTTGCGGTGGAGCAGGGACAATTCGCTTACCGCTTCGGAGACCACGAAGGGGAAGGAGGGTCCGGGGATATCATTGTATGTCCGCCGGGGACAACCTTTTACCGGAGAACAATTAGTCCGTTGACCTTTCATTTCATACAATTCGAATGGGAGGAAGAGGAGGGACCGGAGGACGCCGCAACGCTTGGAGGCAGATGGACTGTCCGGGATGTGGAGCGCCTGATGTCTACCTGCCGCTATATGCGGAGTATCGGAAGAGGGATTCAGGAGGAGCCGGGCTATAGCCGGATGAAGCATATGCTGGAGGATTTGTGGAGGCTGCTTGAAATTGAGCGCAGCAGTGCATCCGAGGAGCTGCGCTCTGGAGAGACAAGCCCGGGCCCGCTGATGCAGCAGGCTAAGCAATGGCTGCTGGAGCATGCCTGTACACCTATGACCCTGCAGGAGCTGGCGGCTACCCTTGCTATTACACCGGTACAATTAACGCGGCGTTTCCGTGCAGCCTATGGGAAGGCCCCTTCAGACTTCGTAACCGGACTCCGGCTCAGACGGGCCTGCCAGCTCTTGGAGGATTCAAGGTTGCCCATTGAGCTGATCGCCCAGCAGTGCGGTTACGAGAACGGCTTCTATCTGAGCCGGGTGTTCACGGCGAAG is part of the Paenibacillus sp. FSL M7-0420 genome and harbors:
- a CDS encoding FAD-dependent oxidoreductase — its product is MRSETVNTDVTVVGGGLAGVCAAIAAARLGQRVALINNRPVLGGNSSSEVRVWVCGATSHGIHRYARETGIMGELFVENQYRNKDGNPYLWDMVVLEAVKAEPNIQLFLNTDVHEVDAFEDGSGQRSLRSVTGWMMGSERRITFESAVFLDCTGDGLVGFLAGAEYRLGREAREEYNEEWAPLIADDITLGSTLLFYTKDAGHPVKYIAPAMAKDITQTSIAERRIIRSGDNGCAYWWIEFGGEQDTVHDNEAIRDELWSVIYGIWDYIKNSGKFDADNMTLEWVGSTPGKREYRRFIGDYVLNQNDILAQREFPDRVAFGGWSIDLHPPQGVYATESGSKHMYSDGSYHIPFRSLYSVNVSNLLMAGRDISASHVAFGTTRVMATCAVIGEAAGTGAALCAAKGISPRELHAGHLNELQQTMLRQDASVLGLRNEDDADLALKAGLSASSERTRFGVEQSAFSVPLTANIGITVAADPGLDGIELLIDAAEATELTVELWETGRPENYVPHTLIQSASAPVQAGAAQWVKLPVQWQPESPRNAFLILKAHPALSLHMADEPASGMLAYGHNETPAASRDFGENPPAQPVVQWDKKKFDRQAPCLRLSGITSAFAADKVIDGYLRPYGGPHMWSSDRMASGQPEWLELAWNEPVTIRQVHITFNDDVNDDLINLHHHITPYEILPTLVKEYRIEAYKGGKWTAVAWEHDNHKRKRVHTLHEAVRTDRLRVVVLNTNGSEYAEIIEVRVYG
- a CDS encoding AraC family transcriptional regulator, yielding MRMNWSVRPAVYLYWEQKNQFLLEHDTYPVWTLFAVEQGQFAYRFGDHEGEGGSGDIIVCPPGTTFYRRTISPLTFHFIQFEWEEEEGPEDAATLGGRWTVRDVERLMSTCRYMRSIGRGIQEEPGYSRMKHMLEDLWRLLEIERSSASEELRSGETSPGPLMQQAKQWLLEHACTPMTLQELAATLAITPVQLTRRFRAAYGKAPSDFVTGLRLRRACQLLEDSRLPIELIAQQCGYENGFYLSRVFTAKLGLTPSRYRKLHRV